CGCAGATAGTAAGAGATACAGCAGGAGTGCCTGAAGTTCTAACGAGGATAGAAACACCATCATCCACTGTTGTAGAAACTCTTGAATACGATAGTTAGATGTTACTAGccgttgttgttcttgttcctatGTTCTTTGTGTTACTTAAAAGTTACAAGAACCAACCACCAAGTTGGTGTCTGTAAATGTTTGAAGTTGATAACTTTATAACCTTGAGGGTCATCTCCATACATTAAAACATCGTCCTTCTCTTGTGTTCTTTCCTCAGTCTTCTCAATGTTTCCAAGTACAACTTACAGATTCTCTGTTTTGATCTTCATAAACTCTTTCTCTGTAGGAGAGAGAGCTCAGatttaacatttttagttaTCTTGTTATGTGTGGTTCCATCATcatgcatcatcatcacaatTCACCAACATGACACACACAAACGCGTTTGTAATTGTGGTAACTTGTCGGCTCATATAAGTatttttcatgtattatatTTGCTATCTCGAATTTAAAATTATGGCCCCATTTGTTATTATCTTATGTTAAGTAACTATCAGTCAATCAATCAATATGTATATCTATTTATTCGGTCCATTTGAATAAGCGAAGGatttttggagtaaaaaaaaaacagtttaatttttttttaaacgtgcATTCAACTAATGTTAGTTAAATAAGTTATAGCCAAAGGTAATGATATTTCGTTATAGATTTTCagaatcccctatatattaatacagAAATATTCTCAccaaaaaagctgatgtgtcggaCTTACAGAGCTCTTGTACTTTTCTAATAAATGTTCTCACTTACAGAGCTTTTgtattctcattattatttacataaatatgtcattaaaatatactatgagacaatgtttttttcttttagtttttaaaaatgaaagacttaatcaactattaaaatccaaaaatgaatttaattatcaCTTTCATaacctatttaattattaaaagtaaattacatttcaagaaaatataaactatttatttaatttttttgaaatgctAAAGTTATTCTCCTATTTTGATAAAGTCTGATGACTAttcaattatatttagaaaaattaattgaataaattatcacaataattataAAAGTAGATTACATACCACAAACAGTTTaaacttattcatctatttaactttttgaaatgcAAAACTTATTCTCCAGTTTAAAAAAATCCTATAACTATTcaagtatatttaaaattaattatcacaatataatattaaaaaaataacatttcacaaacaatctTATAACTATTcaccaatttaattttttgaaaaacaaaacctttttcttcCTATTTAAAAATTCCaatgactatttaaatatatgtgacTCAGCAATCTTAACATTGTATCcatgttattgaattttttaaaaacactaaacaaTCATTTTTTCCTATAAGTTTTCACCAGAACTACACTTTTTGATTATTTAccactttttaatttatacagttgtctcattgcatttttagacttaagattagtttaaattaaatcaattagtctaaaaaatatttatttatctatttaatggcaTAGTGATGTAGATAACCATGTGaccataaaagataaaaaattgattttagaaacataaaatacatcaaaactttctccactacattgaaattgtttttcacgtttaaatatttcacgggtgaaacatatttttacacaaaataaatgtaaacttgaataaataaataaaaaaaaactttacttacagattttgtttatacaaacaaatcttaaatctcaaataataatataactcatAATTTTTGAATCGATTtatccgcactatgtgcgggttaGTACATAGtcttacattaaaaaaaaaaaggattttctTAGTAcgttttttacattttatgattCATATCTACTAACAAAATGATCCAAACACACTTCATAGATGACCATTATGATTCATATCTATTTTTCTAATGATTCAATTGAGACCTACACTTCCTAAATAATATGGCAATCACATATCAAAATACAaaccagagaagaaaaaaatatgactaAGAAATAGAACTCGTAATAATCATAATCCCAAATCTCCCCACGATTCACAAGATGATGATCTAAAAGTCAAACTTTcgagaaaatcaaaaattagtTAGCTTCTAGCTAAAAAGCTCGtatagaaagaagaaataaaaatttattttaagttaaCCTACttgaataaatagaaatttaaaaaaatgtttccgCTCTAGACGGTTTAATTAGGAGTATTGGTGAGGCTCTGCGAAAACGCTGCCATGTAAGTGGGAGGAAGCATCGGCAGAGTCAATGGCCAAGGGCATATAAGGGAATTCACCTAGCTCCTGAATGAAGCCGTCGTAATCTCCTAAGCCATTCAAGAACCCACCGGAGCTCTCGCCGCCATGTCCGTTCCACGTCATGGACAccatcccttcttcttcttcgtcttctgctTCTGAGTTTATGCAGAAACCATGGCTCTTGTTCATGTCATggacttgatgatgatgatgatgatcatgatcgTGATGACTTACTCTAGATATCGGGTTTCTTTTGACAACCTTTTGGTGGTGGAGATCGTGGTAATGATCTTGTTTCCCGGTGAGATTCTGGACGATTTCACGGAAGTTGGAGACGTCCGTCTTGATGATCTCCGGTGCGAATATGTGGATGATTCTGATCTTTGGTTTCGATTTGGTTAgtgtttttgattgtttgtgCATGGCTATGGTTGGGATGCTTCTTCGTTTCTGAATAGTGGTAGCTTCAATTTCCATAGTTTtgtaggcaaaaaaaaattagggtttatgtgatcagaatagagagagagggagttGGTGAAGTTTTATGCTAAGTGAATTATGATAAGGTTATATAtaggggaagagagagaagaaaatgataaGAATTAACTTATTTTAGAGTTACAAGTTTTAGTGACaagtattatatattgttagtgtttttgtttttgtcaactcGTATTTCTAGTGTATATGTAGCAGAACGTACGTAAGATCCTATTGATACTAGTAATAAATAAAGGCAAATGAAATTGAATGATGGCTTGTTGAGATTCAATAGATAAACTATGGTTGGGGTTggattaattaataaacatatataagatTACATTTATATTGGTGAAAGAGATTTGTTAGGCTGTTTCCGAAGACATGAGATTTATGAATCCAAAGGAAGTCCACGGACCCCTCCAGCTAACAAAATCCTCGTTTTGGAATGTCTTAAGACATTACTtccttttatatttcttttagaaTATTGTTAGAGTATCATTGATATTATACGTACCGCGTACGATATATCAAGTAATTTACGGTCATTTTCTGAATTATACAGCTAAATGTGTACACATAGACATAGTGTAAAATGACAATATTAACGTTGGAGTACATATACGAAGGTGACACATCGATACGATATTTTCCAagtgaaatgtatttttatttcaacaTAGTCGAACTAAAGTAAAAGTAGCCATTAGTATATTTGGCAATGTGTGTTTAGGTATTAAGCATAAATCCAGATGGCTTCAATTAAATAAATACCTATAGGATCTCAGAAACTTGTCCCCATGTAATGTACACAAACCCAACCACCTTAATGACCTTATCATTTGCAATCTCTAAAGTTCaacataaaaatacaatttgTGTGGACCACTACTAAATTAAAccttattttttaatctatgaTTACAGCCTTAACAACTAGAATCTCAGATACATGTTGATTAACTTATTTTGATGAAATAATATTgcgaaagaaaatatatatgcaaGGTGTAAACCATATAGACATGTCTTTATAAGAACCACAAAATTAATGCCACAGCTGTTAGTGgtatatacatttataaactCACGCATAATGTTCATGATGAGAGCTTTAAGAACCATTTAAACGAACTTAATTATGATAACTAACAAgacatatataataagataataattacCGTTAGGAAGATAAGAATGTACTCTACTACGTTTCATCACAGAGAAGGAAGATAAGATTGTACGAAATCGGACGTAATGATATAAAGACATGGAAATTGTAGAAACTggatttccacaatgaatttgtttatggggaGAACAAATTCGGTAAAGTAAACCCTCTAGAAAATCAATCTAAGCTTTGATTGTTAGAAGAAAAGGAATTGATCTTTTAAGAACTAGGGTTtctattgctaagaacaagaagagaactcaaTAATTGTATTCAATGATGGATgctttacaatggagaagtctttCCCCATTTATACAAATTCATAAATCgtacaatatattaactttccttatcagacgaactgaaataagaaaagttactctatctcttagatcggccgccgggcgaagtggaagtcggttcTTCACCCTCGAGGTTGGGCTTCTTCTATCCGAAGTGGGCTTAAATGACCTAACTGAGTACTTAACCGGATTCccagttaaataaccaaattgtctttctggtttagttcggtatgtcgggggtgctaaatcccgcaccaacaattagtcctcCCCCCAGTTCTACATATTCAGAAttcaatttgaatattttgaactatggaaaagaaaatatctGATCTAGACcataaagaatcatttgattttACCCGGGATTCCCGCGCCACTTCAACATGAACCGTCCGGACGACACATGTCGTTTGCGTCACATCTACTAGGTCGGAAGTCGAAGAGCCGCATAGGTCATAATGACTCTTCGTAGGGTTGCCGCCCATTCGACTCTATAAATACGCCTCCTCCCTtcgtcatttctcattttctgccAACAGTGAAAGGTAATCTGCTCCGAACTCACATCATGGCTGGCACTTCGGATCCCTCTTTTTCGCCGGAAAGCGAAAGCGGACAATTAATTCGTCGCACCTCCAGACGCGTCACGCAGATCGGAGAATCCAGTAGATCGGGCTCCGAAATCCCATCTCTTCTAACTCGCTGCTCAGCTGGAGCTTCATCATCACAGACTCCCCTACCAGTTCGTCATGAAGACGGGAGTGACGAACTGACTTAAGATGTGTTGTCGCAAGAAAAAGACCGATTCGCGCCTTTAGGAATCTCAATCGAAGATATCGATCCTTTGTTAGACCATAAAGGACGAATTGGAGGCGATAAGAGTTTGAGTTCGATCAAAACCGTGAACGACATGCTGAACGCATGTGGTCTATTTAACAACAACATCACAATTCTGATTCCTCGAGCCGACCAGCGCCCCTGGAACCCGCCGGAAGGGTACATATGCTTGTACGAGGGTTATTTTACTGAATGTCGCCTCCTATTCTCAATCCCAGCATTAATATCGCTCTACACCCAAATACGCAGGATAGCGATCTGCCAATTTGTCCCTGGAGCCATTTGTAACTTCATGGTTGCCCTTACCATAGCAGCCGAAGTCGGAGTTAACATTTGAGTTCAATGCTTTGAGCAACTATCCAATTTCAAGTCATCAAAGAGTCCGCATCGCTGGGAAGTGAATATGAGATCGGCGCACAATTTCCTTGCTGGTCAAAGAGTTTCCAAATTCAAGAAGTGGGTGAACCACTACTTTTATGTCCGCGTCGATCAGTACTCGCTCGTCAATCCATTGGGTTTCcatcggagagtgtggaatgaaaatcctggtagattttatatttccagTACGTTCTAATTGACTTCGGCACCTCTgacaaattttaactttttcatgTCTTGCTTCCAGATCGTCCATTTTGCGCAACAC
The sequence above is drawn from the Camelina sativa cultivar DH55 chromosome 4, Cs, whole genome shotgun sequence genome and encodes:
- the LOC104782711 gene encoding VQ motif-containing protein 17-like, with the translated sequence MEIEATTIQKRRSIPTIAMHKQSKTLTKSKPKIRIIHIFAPEIIKTDVSNFREIVQNLTGKQDHYHDLHHQKVVKRNPISRVSHHDHDHHHHHQVHDMNKSHGFCINSEAEDEEEEGMVSMTWNGHGGESSGGFLNGLGDYDGFIQELGEFPYMPLAIDSADASSHLHGSVFAEPHQYS